The sequence CGAACGGGGACCCCTCCCCATCAGGGCTCCTTGGGAGGGGGTGTGCGGCCCcgcgtgcctcagtttccctccgCTGTCGCTCCCCGCAGGGTTCAACGTGGAAACGGTGGAGTACAAGAACATCAGCTTCACCGTGTGGGACGTGGGTGGGCAGGACAAGATCCGGCCCCTCTGGCGGCATTACTTCCAAAACACCCAGGGTAGgtcctccccccccagcccccggggatgcggggaggggaaggggctcgCCGGGGAGTGGGGCAGCGGCGAGGCCGGCCGGATCCTGCGCTCCCAGCAGCGTCCGCTCGCTGCCTTCCAGGGCTGATCTTCGTGGTGGACAGCAACGACCGGGAGCGGGTGAATGAGGCGCGGGAGGAGCTCATGCGGATGCTGGCGGAGGACGAGCTGCGGGACGCCGTCCTCCTCGTCTTCGCCAACAAGCAGGTGGGTCTGGGGTCCCGTGGCGGGACCGGGACCGTCCCCGGGACGGAGCTGCTGAGTGGGTGCCTGTGGCAGGAGCATGCCCATCCCCGGGGTGTCGCGGCTGGTATCTAGCAACCCCCGTGGCAGGACTGTCCCCATGCCTGCGGCCTTAGGGCTGGTATTTACCGGTCCCTCTGGCTGGACCGTGCCCATCCCCGTGGTATTGGGGCTGGGATCTTAACAGCCCCCGTCGTAGAGCTGCGCCCATCCCTGTGGCATCAGGGCTGGTGTTTAACACTCCCTCTGGCTGGACCGTGCCCGTCCCCGTGGCATCGGGGCTGGTGTCTCACATCCCCATGGCAGGCCCGCGTTCCTCCCCGCGGCATCGGGGCTGGTGCCACCCCCCGCGGCGGGATAGCACCCGTCCCTGCGGCATCGCGGCTGCTGTCAGCGCCCTGCAGCCGCGTGGTGCCCATCCCCGTGGCATCGGGGCCGGCGCGTGACCCCGTCTCTGCCCTAGGACCTGCCCAACGCCATGAACGCAGCGGAGATCACGGACAAGCTGGGGCTGCACTCCCTGCGCCACCGTAACTGGTACATCCAGGCCACCTGTGCCACCAGCGGGGACGGGCTCTACGAGGGCCTCGACTGGCTCGCCAACCAGCTCAAGAACAAGAAGTGAGCGGgcggccgccagccccggccccccccacgcccccggcccccccccggggccgtgccaggccccccccggccgccccctccctgccccggttgggttttgctttcttctggcaCCGgttgctgtggggtttttcGCCTTTTTTGGGGTCTCCTCGGTTCCCCTCGGATCTCGTGTGTGCGTGCGTGGAAATATAGCTATATATAACGTatcgggggggcgggggcagagccccggggagcgggaggggggctgggggccacctcggcgctgccctgcccgggggaCCCATGCCGGGGCACCCCATCCCCGTGCATGTTCCCCCACCCCTCACCTTCCTCTGGACCAAAtgggggggcagtggggccGCGGGGGGCATTTGGGACCATACacacctccctcccccccccacccccagcaccccctcccGGCCCCACGTGCCCCCCAGGGGTCCCACACGTCCCCGGCCCCCCCATGTCACTTCGAGGCAGGTCTCCTCCCCGCAGCACGACCCCGACGGGGGGAGGCACGGGGCTGCCGGGACCCCCACGGTCCCCCGGCCGTGTTGTGTGtcgtcccccccgccccggccgcctgCACCCCCAACCCCATGCCAGCATAGTGATTGTATGTCCCTGCCCCTcacggacggacggacggacggcCCTGTACTGTACCCCCCCTCAGCACCGTATTTATACCCCCGGTCTGTGCTTGGTGTGACGTGTCGCTGCGGCTCTGCCCCGTTCGGGGACGTGTGtactgccccccccccccccccccacgcctGAGACGGTGggtgacccccagccccccttgGATATTAAACATGTTTTATGTAGCGCTGCCCCACGGCTCTTCTTCCGCAGCCCCCCCGGCGCGGGGGTCCCGTGGAGGGGGACGGTGATGGACAGCCCCGGGCTGGTTTTAATTAGAAAGAGCTTAGCAGGGCGaggggggctggcgggggggcgaggggggcccCCCCTTCCCAGGCTCATCTTTAGGGGAATATTGGATAAAATGGTAAATCCCATTAGCGCTAATCCCAGCCAGGGCGTGGGGACGGTGCCAGCACCGGGACGGGCGTGAgtggggctcagccccccgGTGTCACCCCCCCACAGCCCAGGGGACCGTCTCAGTCCCGTTTGGGGCCAgcgctgctgtccccagccccacgtcccCTCTGGGTTGGTGGCTGGGGGGCTGTTGGCCCCCCGTGCCAGTGACACCGAGCCGGGGTGTGGTGCTGGCTGCCCCGACGCCTGGATTCCTCCTGTGCGGGGGGACTGGAATGGGGGTGACCGGGGTTCCCCGGTGGGCTGGGAGTCACGGAGCCGGCACCGGCGCGTTCCCACCAGCCGGGCCGGCGGCTTTGTCTGGCGGGGGCCAGCGCGGCGCTGACCTGGCGGCCCTAATCCCATTAACGCCCCGGCCCCCAGCCGCCAGCCCGGCTTCCCCACCTCTCGGCAACCGGGGCTGGTATGTGGGTGCGCCGGTGGGGCCGGCGTGCCGATGCCGTCGTCCGGGAGCTGCACCGGGGCCTGCGCCGCCACCAGCGCCAAGGGGGCCACCACCACCGTCAACGGGGCCATCGCCACCGGCACGGGGCGAGGGAGCCGGGCTGCTCCGCCATGTGCCAGCGTGACCCCcctgagctggggctgctccccgtGTTCCCCGGCTCTGGGCTCCGTCTCCTGCCCCGCGGGCCGGTGTCCCCCCaggcacggggacacgggggcttTGGGGCAGGTTCGGCTCCGCACAGGGCCCCAGCGGCTCCTCGCTGGCGAGGGGCTCGGCTTCCCTTGTCCCACACGGccgggggggctggaggggtgctggggtgccaggagAAGGGATGCTTTGCATGCACTGGGTGCCGGGGAAGGATGCCGGACCCGAGTGGGTGCTCGGGAAGGATGCTGGACCCGGGTGGGTGCTCGGGAAGGATGCTGGACCCGGGTGGGTGGCGAGAAGGGGTCCTGGGCCTGGGTGGGTGCCGAGAAGGGGTCCTGGACCCGGGTGGGTGCCAGTTTCTCCAGGCTTTGCCTGCTGGTACCGAGTCCCGACAGCGCCGGGACAGCGGGTGCTGCACCCAGCCGGTGCCCTGGGACGAGCCCTCCCGcccggggtgggcaggggcGGCCGGCTCGGCCCGGGAGCGCCGGGACAGTCCCCGGGCAGGGACGGACGCTCGGTGCCAGCCCCGGGCTGGCTGGCACCGGGGCGCGGGCGGACGCGTGTCCCCGGGCACCGAGGGGACGCACCgagggacacacacacacacaccccccccctcccggccccgccggggctcGGGGCAGCTCCGGTCGCCCCGAGGACGCGTTGCCGGTCCCGCTGCAGCgtcccggggccggcgggggcggggccgggggggcggggcccggggagagcccgggggccgggccgggggggggggggcggtcccggtgccgccgccgccgccgccgccgccagcccggccatgccgccccccgccgcgctgctgctgctggcgctgctgctgccgccgccgccgcccgcccgcgccgccgagAGCGAAACCGAAACCGGcgcccgggggctgcggctggaGACGCTCGTGAGCCCCGGGAGGGAGCGGGCGGGGAAGAGCGGGGACCCCCGGCGGCCCCCTTGGACCGGGAGCTGAGACCGGGGAGGGAACCGGCGGGGATGGGGGCACCGGCGAGATGCTGTTGCCCCGGGGgcgcggggtgggggtggggggcagcggggagcccggcctgggcgggcgggggagccgcggggcagcggggggcgggaggggcggggggagcacCACGAGGACCGGGCTACGGAGGGGGAGCGCGGGGCACCGGGAGGACGGGAGGGTCCGGAGGGGGAGTCCGACTCACGGAGCGCTCGGGGGACCCGTGGGCACGGGGGGGTGCGTGGACCCCGAGGCGGgggggccccggcccggcctccccgTGACCCCCCCCGTTGCAGGTCGCGCCCCCCGAGGGTTGCACGGAGCTGTCGGCGCCGGGGGACACGGTGCACATCCACTACACGgtgcggggcgggcggcgggaggaACACGTCAGCACTGCGCTccgccgggcggggcgggcgggggcggccccggcacCGGCAGGGGGGGCCCTGGGCCGGCATCGGGGCGGCTCCGGGGTGGGCATgggggtggcactggggtggTACCGGGGTGGGCGTGGGGATGGCACCAGGGTGGCACTGGAACGGGCGTAGGGACAGCGCGGGAGTGGGCATGGGGACGGCATTGGGACAGGGATGGTGGCAGTCCCGGGCTGGGCCCTGGGTGGCACCTGGACTGGCGTAGGGGTGGCACTGGGACAGGCATGGTGGCAGCCCCGGGATGGGCCCTGGGTGGCACCTGGACTGGCGTAGGGGTGGCACCTGGACTGGCATGGTGACAGCTCCGGGATGGGCCCTGGGTGGCACCCGGGCTGGCGTAGGGGTGGCACCTGGACTGGCATGGTGACAGCTCCGGGATGGGCCCTGGGTGGCACCTGGACTGGCGTAGGGGTGGCACTGGGACAGGCATGGTGACAGCTCCGGGATGGGCCCTGGGTGGCACCCGGGCTGGCATAGGTGTGGCACTGGGACAGGCATGGTGGCAGCCCCGGGATGGGCCCTGGGTGGCACCTGGGCTGGCATAGGGGTGGCACCTGGACTGGCATGGGGGTGGCCCCGAGATGGACCCTGGGTGGCACTTGGAGTGGCATGGGGGTGGCACTGGGACTGGCATGGGGGTGGCCCCAGTATGGGCATGGGTTGGCACCAGGACTGGCACTGGGACCAGCACGAGGATGGCCCTGGCactgggagcagggtggggacATCCCCAGGGTGGCACTGGGACTGGCACTGGGATCAGCGCAGGGATGGCCCTGGAGGGACACTGGGACCAGCACCGGGACCAGAGCGGCAGCAGGACAATGCTGGGACCCGCGTGGGATCGGCTCCGGGGCAGAACCGCCTCTGCGTCCCCGGGGGTGACCGTGACCGTGTCCCCGTGACCGTGTCCCCGCAGGGCAGCCTTGAAGATGGCCGCATCATTGACACCTCGCTGAGCCGGGACCCGCTCCAGGTGGAGCTGGGCAAGCGCCAAGTCATCCCCGGTGAGCGAAGGGCCAgggcgaggggccggggggcttCACCGGGACCCGGCTGGGCCGAGCGGGCTGCGGGATGTCCCCAGCCGGCCCCGCTCACCACTCTGTC comes from Ciconia boyciana chromosome 27, ASM3463844v1, whole genome shotgun sequence and encodes:
- the ARF3 gene encoding ADP-ribosylation factor 3, which produces MGNIFGNLLKSLIGKKEMRILMVGLDAAGKTTILYKLKLGEIVTTIPTIGFNVETVEYKNISFTVWDVGGQDKIRPLWRHYFQNTQGLIFVVDSNDRERVNEAREELMRMLAEDELRDAVLLVFANKQDLPNAMNAAEITDKLGLHSLRHRNWYIQATCATSGDGLYEGLDWLANQLKNKK